A segment of the Desulfurobacterium pacificum genome:
AGCAACGAAAGTTGCAAGAATAAAAGTCAAAAACGCTAACAGCAAAGAACAGGCTAGAAAGATTGCAAGAAAGATAGCCTTATCGCCACTTGTTAAAACGGCTCTTTTTGGATGTGACCCAAATTGGGGAAGAATAATTGCAGCAGCAGGAGCAGCTCAAGCCGGATTTATAGAGGAAAAGGCAGAACTTAAAATTGGACAATATCTACTTTTCAAAAATGGAAGTAAAACAAACTATAACGAAGAGGAAGTATGGAAATACATGAAAAATAACGAAGAAATCACTATAGAACTCAATTTAAATCAGGGGACTAAAGAATTTGAATACCTTACGTGCGACTTTTCTTACGACTATATTAAAATTAACGCAGAGTACAGGACATGAAAAAGTTCAAAGAATTCATAAGGTTATTTTTCAAAGGAGCTATAACCGATAACGCAACTGACAAAATAGATGCCGTTGCAAGAACCTATAACGATACATTTTTAATGTTAGTGTTCAGCGACAAGATAGGTATACCCAACCCTCTTTATTATTACTACGTTGAATTACTTCCCTACCTTGCAAAAGAGATAAGAGGTTGGGAAGTGAGAATGGCTAATAGAAAAACTATCCTTGGAAGAGCAATTGAGGAAAGCGGAGAACCATAAAAATATTTACAAAAAACGTTTCTTCTTTCTATCCGGCAAAGGAGGCGTGGGAAAATCCACCCTCTCCTCCTCCCTCGCCCTCCTCTTTTCCCAAAAAGGCTTCAAAACATTAGTCGTTTCTTTAGACCCGGCCCACTCCCTTTCCATAGCTTTTGCCGATTCTCCACTTCCTCCCAACCTCTCCGTCCACGAAATAGACGTAGAAAAAGAGATGAAAAACTACTTAAACAAGGTAAAAAAAGACGCAGAAAAAATCGTCAGCCCCGTAATATTAGAAGAGATAAAAAAACAGATAGAAATAGCCTACTATTCGCCCGGAGCTTTTGAGTTAGCAATAGCTGACGCAATCTACAAAATCTACAAAAACTACGGCAGCCAATACAACAAAATAATCTTTGACACTGCGCCGTCCGGATATACCGTTAGGCTCATGACCGTTCCAGACCTTTTAGAAAACTGGCTCAAACACATGATAAACCTGCGCAAAAAAGCCCTAAAATTAAAAGCAATGGCAGAACTAAAAGAAAGTAGCGAAGAAGACCCTCTCATATCAATCCTTGAAAGAAGACTTAAAGAAACACAAACGCTGTCCTACCTCTTTTCAGGCGAAGAAACCTCTTTCATGGTGGTAACAAATCCCGGCAAACTTCCAATAGAAATAGCGAAAAGAACCATAAAAGAATTAGAATCAGCAGGCATAACTGTAGAATATATCGTTCTAAACAAGTGGAAAGAAAAAATCCCCACCCCCTTCCCCCACAAAAAGACCATCTTTATAGAAGAACTACCTGAAGAACCGATAGGCGTGGAAAACCTCAAAAAAATCGCCGAAATGATAGAGAGGTCACTTTGAAAACAGTCGCCTTCTACACGTTAGGCTGCAAAATGAACTTTAACGAAACCGCCGTAATGGAAGAACTCTTCAAAAACGCTGGATACAATGTCGTTCCCTTTGAAGAAAAAGCTGACGTTTACGTAATAAACACCTGCACCGTAACCCACACAGCAGACGCAAAAAGCAGGAAAGCCATAAGAAAAGCCAAACACCGCAGTCCAGAAGCTTTAGTAGTAGTCACAGGTTGCTATTCAGAAGTCTATCCAGAAGAGTTGGAAAAAGTAAAAGAAGCAGACCTGATAACCGGAAACGTTGAAAAATACAATTTAGTTGAATTGGTAGAAAAACGCCTCAAAGGAGAAATACCTAAAACCGTCGTTACAGGCGCCTGGAAAGCGCGTAAATTCTTCCCTCTAAACGTTTCAGATTTCATAGGAAAAACGAGAGCTTTCGTAAAAATCCAGCAGGGATGCGAGAGCTTTTGTTCCTACTGCATAATCCCGAAAGCCCGCGGACCAATGCTCAGCGAATCACCACACCTTGTAATCACTCAGGTAAAAGAATTGGTAGAAAAAGGATTTAAAGAAATCGTCCTCACAGGAACTCACTTGGGCGCTTACAGGTGGCAGGACTGGAACTTAGCAAAGCTGCTAAAAGAACTGCTGAAAATAGAAAACCTCTACCGCATACGCTTAAGCTCAATAGAACCGATGGAATTCACAGATGAACTTATTTCCGTAATAACAGAATCGCCCAAAATAGCCCCACACTTTCACATTCCCTTACAAAGCGGCAGCAAAACGGTTCTTGAAAGAATGAACAGAAGATACACTCCGGAAGATTACATAAAAACGGTAGAAAAAATCCTCACCCACCTCCCCCACGCAGCCATCGGCACAGACATTATGGTCGGCTTTCCCGGCGAAACAGAAGAAGAATTTGAAGAAACAAAAAAACTGATAGAAGAAATCCCCTTTGCCTACCTTCACGTCTTCCCCTATTCAAAAAGGAAAGGCACAAAAGCTGCCCTTTTAAAAGACAGCGTCCCACCAGAAGTCAAAAAAGAGAGAGTAAAAACCTTAAGAGAAATAGGAAAAGAGAAAAACATTAAATACAGAAGCTCTTTTATCAACAAAACACTTGACGCCCTCGTCCTCTCAGAAACAGAAAACGAACACTCGGTAGCTCTCACAGACAACTACATAAGAGTAGTTTTAGACCGCAAACTTCCCCCCTCTACACCCATAAAAGTAAAACTAACAGAAGTCGGAGAAAAAAGAGAGGAAAACTACGGAATCGCAATACCTACTTAACTTGTTAATTATAATCCTGATTAATAAATTAGAAATGAATACCACGCGGAGGCTCAATTGAGGACTTACACAATCAGATTAGATGACCACTTCTTTGAACTGTTAGAAAACCTATCCAGAAAGACTGGAAATCCTAAGAGTTTGATAGTCAAAAGAGCGCTCCTTCTCTACAAGAGAGAACTTGAAAAACAGGAAATGCTCAAAAACCTGATTGACTCTGCAAGGGAACTTGCCGAAGACCCGGAAAACCTAAAAGATTTAAAAGAACTTGAGGGAACAGTAGCAGATGGACTTGGTTAGAGGCGGAATATACCTTGCAAAACTCAGCCCGACTAAAGGAGTAGAACCCGGTAAAACAAGACCGGTAGTAATCATTCAAAGGCAGGAAATCCTAAACATCTATCCTACCGTTTTAGTAGCTCCAATAACTTCCAATCTAAAAGGCAAGTATCCAATGAGGCTTTTCATAAAAGCAAGAGAAAGGTTAGAAAAAGATTCAGCAGTCATGGTGGACCAGATAAGGGCAATTGACCTTTCAAGGTTGATTCCTAATAGGATAGCTTCTTTAACGAGCAAGGAAATGAAGAAGTTAGAGAAAGCTATCTGCTTCTTCATTGGCGCAGAGTAAAGCGTAGTATAATTCCTGAAGGGAACCACTTCTGGGGGAACAATGAAGAAGAAAGTTTTCATACCCTTAGCCTTTATACTTTGCTTAATTCCCTTCGCCTTCAACATTCCGTTAGAAGTTAAAAAAGGACTATCCATTCTCATATTTACTGCAGTTCTGTGGATAACAGAAGCTCTACCATTGCCCGTTACGTCACTATTAGTTCCGATATTAGCCTCCCTTTTAGGTGTTTTAAGCGTTAAAGCAGCGTTCTCCTCTTTTGCACACCCAATTATCTTCCTCTTCTTCGGTGGCTTTGCTCTAGCAACTGCCCTGAAAAAGTATGAAATGGACAAGTTCATAGCCTACAAAATCGTCAGCGCATCCAAAGGCTCTCTTTTCACAACCTCACTGCTCCTTTTTGCAGCAACAGCTTTCGTTTCAATGTGGATAAGCAACACCTCCACCACGGCAATGATGCTGCCGTTAGCTTTAGGAATCATAGGTGCCGTTCAGGCAGACAGCAGACTTAAAACATTTATCCTTTTAGGAATTGCCTACTCTGCAAGCGTGGGCGGTATAGGCACTTTAGTGGGCAGTCCACCTAACGGCATAACTGCTGCAAACCTGAACATGAGCTTTACAGACTGGCTGACCTTTGGAATACCAACGGTAATCGTTCTGTTCCCACTACTCTTCTTAATCCTTTACCTCTACTTTAAACCCAACCTAAAAGAAAAAGTAACTTTAGAAAAGTTTTCATTCTTAATGACGAAAGAAAGGTGGACCGTTTTAGGCATATTTATCCTAACCGCACTGCTCTGGCTGTTTGGCAAAAAGATATCGTCTTTATTCGGCATTCATCACTACTTTGATGCTCTCGTAGCCGTCTTTGCCGTAGTTCTTTTATTCCTAACCAATTTAGTAAACTGGGAAGAAATCAACGAAGGAACGGACTGGGGAACTTTATACCTCTTTGGCGGTGGCATAGCACTTTCCCACGTTCTTAAAACAACAGGCGCAAGCAAGTTCATTGCCTCTTTACTGACAGAAAGCATAGGTAACCTACCTCATCTCTTAATAGTCCTCTGCGTTACCCTGTTCATGATTTTCATGACAGAACTAATGAGCAACACGGCAACAGCAGCAATATTCATCCCCATACTAATTACAGCAGCAACACAGATGGGACTACCTCCTCACGAATTAGCACTGCCGGCAGGTATTGCAGCTTCCTGTGCCTTTATGCTACCGGTAGCAACACCACCTAACGCAATCGTCTATGGAACAGGAGCGATAAAGCAGAAAGATATGCTAAAAGTCGGCTTCATTCTAAACATTGCTTTCGCAATAGCCATAACCCTACTTACCGTATTTATAATTAACAGAACAATCTAAACGCAGGAAAATCGGTGCAAAAAATTGAAAGTAAGGTTAACCAAAGAAGAAATTGAAACGATTAAAAAACTTTCCAGAGAGATTTTCGGCGATTGCGAAATATACCTGTTTGGCAGCAGGATAAGAGAGAAAAAAGGCGGAGACGTAGATATATTTATAATCCCCGAAAACAGAGAAAACCTCTTTGAAAAAAAGATAAAGCTTTCAGCAAAACTTGAACTTGCCCTTCAAAAGCCTGTTGACGTCGTTGTAAGCAGAAACCCCGAAAGAGAAATAGAAAAAGAAGCATTAAAAGGAGTGAAACTGTGAATGTAGATAAAAACCTTTTAAAAGAGTGGGACAAAACCTACGTCTGGCACCCCTTTACACAGATGGCTGAATACGTTCAAATGGAACCGATAATAATAGAAAGAGGAGAAGGTTGCTGGCTTGTAGACACAGAAGGCAACAAATATCTTGATGCCGTCGGTTCAATCTGGTGCAACGTTCACGGATACAACGTAAAAGAGCTAAACGAAGCTCTGTGTCAGCAGGCAGAAAAAATAGCCCACTCTACCCTTTTAGGGCTTTCAAACGTCCCAGCCACCATTTTAGCCAAAAAGTTAGTAGAAATAACGCCTGAAGGCTTAAACCACGTTTTTTACACCGACGACGGCTCAACAGCAATGGAATCCGCTTTAAAGATGGCTTACCAGTTCTGGCAGCTAAAGGGAAAGAAGAAAAAAACGAAGTTCGTAAAGTTAGACGAAGCCTATCACGGAGACACAATAGGCTCTGTCAGCATAGGCGGAATAGACCTTTTCCATTCCATGTTTAAAGAACTCATGTTTGAAACCTACAAAATCCCCTCCCCCTACCCCTACCGTTTCAACGGCACAAAAGAAGAGTGCAGAGACTACGTTTTACAAAAATTAAAGGAACTGTTAGAAGAAAAGCACGAAGAGATAGCCGCAGTCGTTTTAGAACCGTTAGTTCAGGCAGCAGCAGGAATAATCGTCCATCCTGAAGGCTTTTTAAAAGGCGTTAGAGAACTCTGCAACGAATACGACGTCCTCCTCATTTTAGATGAAGTTGCAACTGGATTTGGAAAGACCGGGAAAATGTTTGCCTGCCAGTGGGAAAACGTAACACCAGACATAATGGCAATATCAAAAGGCTTAACGGCAGGATACATGCCCCTTGCCGCAACAATGGCAACCGACAGAGTTTACGAAGCGTTCTGGGGCGGAGACTACGGAAGCGGCAAAACCTTCTTCCACGGTCACACCTTTACAGGCAACCAGTTAGGCTGTGCAGTAGCCCTTGCCAACATAAAGCTCTTTGAAGAAAAAGGCTACCCCGAATCTCTCGCCCCAAAAATAGAATACCTCTACAAGCGCCTCAACGAAGAACTATCAGAACTAAAACACGTAGGAGACATAAGAGGCAAAGGATTTATGGTCGGCATTGAATTAGTAAAAGACAAAAAGACGAAAGAAGGCTTCTCCTGGAAAGACAACGTAGGCAGAAGAGTTTCAAGAAGAATAGTAGAAAAAGGCGTATTTACAAGACCGTTAGGACCGGTTTTAGTAATTATGCCACCGCTGGCAATATCTGAAGATGAAATAGACTTCATGGTTAAAACCTACAAAGAAGCAATAGTTGAAGTTTTAGGAAATTAATTCGTAAAATCTCCACATCAAAACTGCTCAAGGAGAGAAAAATGGGAATGACCATTACTCAAAAAATTTTAGCTGAACACGCAGGCAAAGAAGAAGTTTATCCTGGCGAATTAATAATGTGCAAAGTTGATATTGCTCTTGCAAACGACGTTACCGCTCCCATAGCCATTAAGCAGGTAAAAAGCATAGGTGCAAAGCAGGTATGGGATAGAGAAAGAATTGCGTTGGTTCCAGACCACTTCGTTCCTGCCAAGGACATAAAGGCAGCAGAACAGGTCAAAATGATGAGAGAATTTGCCAAAGAATTTAACATCAAGCATTTTTGGCCTGAAGGCAGAGTGGGAATTGAACACGCACTTTTACCAGAACAAGGCGTAGTAGTGCCAGGAGACGTCGTAATTGGAGCAGACTCCCACACCTGCACTTACGGCGCTTTAGGTGCTTTCTCAACCGGTGTCGGCTCAACGGACATGGCTTACGCGTGGTTAACAGGAGAAGTATGGTTTAAAGTCCCTGAGCAAATGAAATTCATCTACTACGGCAAAAGGCAAAAGTGGGTAAGCGGCAAAGACCTAATTCTTTACGTAATCGGAATGATAGGCGTTGATGGTGCCCTCTACAAAACGATGGAACACACCGGAGAAGCCATCAGAGAACTTCCCATGGACGACAGGTTTACAATCTGCAACATGGCAATAGAAGCAGGCGCCAAAAACGGCATAATAGAACCTGACGAAAAAACTCTTGAATACGTCAAAGGCAGAGCTAAAAGACCTTACAAACTTTACAAGTCCGACGAAGATGCAGAATACTCTGAAGTTTACGAAATAGACGTTTCAAAGATAGAACCTCAGGTTGCTTTTCCCTACCTTCCGTCAAACACAAAACCCGTAACAGAAGCAACCCACGTAACAATAGACCAGGTTGTTATCGGTTCCTGCACAAACGGCAGAATAAGCGACTTGAGAATTGCAGCAGAAATACTGAAAGGCAAAAAGGTTAACCCTAATGTAAGGTGCATCGTTATCCCTGCAACGCAGGAAATTTACAGACAGGCACTCAAAGAAGGACTTATTGACATATTCCTTGAAGCTGAATGCGTAGTATCAACGCCAACCTGCGGACCGTGTCTTGGCGGACACATGGGAATCTTGGCAAAAGGTGAAAGAGCAGTAGCTACAACAAACAGAAACTTCGTAGGAAGAATGGGACATCCAGAAAGCGAAGTTTACCTTGCTTCTCCAGCAGTAGCAGCAGCTTCTGCAGTTTTAGGAAGAATTGCACACCCAGACGAAGTTGTAGGAAGCTAATGTTCGGGGGAGATTCTCCCCCTTCTAATAATACGATTAAAGAGCATCTAAATGGAAATTCAAGCTGTAATAGAAAATATTAAGTATGAAAAATGTATTAGGAACCCTTTGAAGAAGTTTTCTTTTCCAAGTTTTGAAATTGACATTAACGAACTACCTCCTACTTGTCTGATTAACATCAAGAATTTTTCCTTTGCCATAAGCAAATGGGTATCTCCAAAAAGAACAAGAAGTTATCCTTACGCCCGTGTTTACGATACTCTACAAACACCTGCCAGTAAAGTTGTAGCCATAATTCCCATAATAAAAGATGAAGGAAGAAACGGAGATAGAGATTTTCTTCAATGGGATACAGTTTCATTAATGAGCCTCCTTAATGTTTACGTTATACCTGCTTATTATTCCCATGCATCCAGAAAAGTAACTAAAAGTGGAAAAATCAAAATTTCCAATCAACAGTTTGACGGAAATTACATCACGAGAAAATTAAAAGAACTTTCTGTATATCATGCATCCGCCCTCCATTGGAATCTTAAAGAGTTATCCCCTGAAAACCTTACAAAAGTAATAAATAAAGCTTTACTTTCCTACAAGAAAATATCTGAAATTACAGGTGTACCAATTCACTCAGTTTCAGGAATAGAAAAATTTCAAAGAACTTTATCAATAGGAATAAAAGCATTTAAAGACTTTTCCAGATTTAAGGCACAAAGAGCTCAAAAAAGGGAAAAACAAACAATACAACCAAAAGAGAAAATTCAAAGCGGAAAGAAAGGAACCATAACTATAAAAAACTATCTCGGAGGATACTACTTTTTCACGGTAGACGAAGTAGCAATAAAATCAGATGCTCTACATTTAATAGAAGCCAAACATTCTTCTTCCAAACTTCTACCCTCAAAAGAAGATATAAAAGATGGTTTACTGAAGATGATAATTTACACCAATCTTTCAGAAGCATTTATTGGAAAAGAAAAAGTTAAAAAAGTAGTACCTGTCCTTAAATTAACATCAAAACTCATAAGGGGTAAATACATCAGCAGCGATATCCTAAAAGTAAAGTCAGATTCTTTCCTAAAAGCTCTAATAGAAGAAAGTAATAAAAACAGCTTTGAAATATGGTTAGAGGGAATCCATGA
Coding sequences within it:
- a CDS encoding ArsA family ATPase translates to MRKAENHKNIYKKRFFFLSGKGGVGKSTLSSSLALLFSQKGFKTLVVSLDPAHSLSIAFADSPLPPNLSVHEIDVEKEMKNYLNKVKKDAEKIVSPVILEEIKKQIEIAYYSPGAFELAIADAIYKIYKNYGSQYNKIIFDTAPSGYTVRLMTVPDLLENWLKHMINLRKKALKLKAMAELKESSEEDPLISILERRLKETQTLSYLFSGEETSFMVVTNPGKLPIEIAKRTIKELESAGITVEYIVLNKWKEKIPTPFPHKKTIFIEELPEEPIGVENLKKIAEMIERSL
- the mtaB gene encoding tRNA (N(6)-L-threonylcarbamoyladenosine(37)-C(2))-methylthiotransferase MtaB; its protein translation is MKTVAFYTLGCKMNFNETAVMEELFKNAGYNVVPFEEKADVYVINTCTVTHTADAKSRKAIRKAKHRSPEALVVVTGCYSEVYPEELEKVKEADLITGNVEKYNLVELVEKRLKGEIPKTVVTGAWKARKFFPLNVSDFIGKTRAFVKIQQGCESFCSYCIIPKARGPMLSESPHLVITQVKELVEKGFKEIVLTGTHLGAYRWQDWNLAKLLKELLKIENLYRIRLSSIEPMEFTDELISVITESPKIAPHFHIPLQSGSKTVLERMNRRYTPEDYIKTVEKILTHLPHAAIGTDIMVGFPGETEEEFEETKKLIEEIPFAYLHVFPYSKRKGTKAALLKDSVPPEVKKERVKTLREIGKEKNIKYRSSFINKTLDALVLSETENEHSVALTDNYIRVVLDRKLPPSTPIKVKLTEVGEKREENYGIAIPT
- a CDS encoding ribbon-helix-helix protein, CopG family; its protein translation is MRTYTIRLDDHFFELLENLSRKTGNPKSLIVKRALLLYKRELEKQEMLKNLIDSARELAEDPENLKDLKELEGTVADGLG
- a CDS encoding type II toxin-antitoxin system PemK/MazF family toxin, whose product is MDLVRGGIYLAKLSPTKGVEPGKTRPVVIIQRQEILNIYPTVLVAPITSNLKGKYPMRLFIKARERLEKDSAVMVDQIRAIDLSRLIPNRIASLTSKEMKKLEKAICFFIGAE
- a CDS encoding DASS family sodium-coupled anion symporter → MKKKVFIPLAFILCLIPFAFNIPLEVKKGLSILIFTAVLWITEALPLPVTSLLVPILASLLGVLSVKAAFSSFAHPIIFLFFGGFALATALKKYEMDKFIAYKIVSASKGSLFTTSLLLFAATAFVSMWISNTSTTAMMLPLALGIIGAVQADSRLKTFILLGIAYSASVGGIGTLVGSPPNGITAANLNMSFTDWLTFGIPTVIVLFPLLFLILYLYFKPNLKEKVTLEKFSFLMTKERWTVLGIFILTALLWLFGKKISSLFGIHHYFDALVAVFAVVLLFLTNLVNWEEINEGTDWGTLYLFGGGIALSHVLKTTGASKFIASLLTESIGNLPHLLIVLCVTLFMIFMTELMSNTATAAIFIPILITAATQMGLPPHELALPAGIAASCAFMLPVATPPNAIVYGTGAIKQKDMLKVGFILNIAFAIAITLLTVFIINRTI
- a CDS encoding nucleotidyltransferase family protein, yielding MKVRLTKEEIETIKKLSREIFGDCEIYLFGSRIREKKGGDVDIFIIPENRENLFEKKIKLSAKLELALQKPVDVVVSRNPEREIEKEALKGVKL
- the bioA gene encoding adenosylmethionine--8-amino-7-oxononanoate transaminase, whose amino-acid sequence is MNVDKNLLKEWDKTYVWHPFTQMAEYVQMEPIIIERGEGCWLVDTEGNKYLDAVGSIWCNVHGYNVKELNEALCQQAEKIAHSTLLGLSNVPATILAKKLVEITPEGLNHVFYTDDGSTAMESALKMAYQFWQLKGKKKKTKFVKLDEAYHGDTIGSVSIGGIDLFHSMFKELMFETYKIPSPYPYRFNGTKEECRDYVLQKLKELLEEKHEEIAAVVLEPLVQAAAGIIVHPEGFLKGVRELCNEYDVLLILDEVATGFGKTGKMFACQWENVTPDIMAISKGLTAGYMPLAATMATDRVYEAFWGGDYGSGKTFFHGHTFTGNQLGCAVALANIKLFEEKGYPESLAPKIEYLYKRLNEELSELKHVGDIRGKGFMVGIELVKDKKTKEGFSWKDNVGRRVSRRIVEKGVFTRPLGPVLVIMPPLAISEDEIDFMVKTYKEAIVEVLGN
- the leuC gene encoding 3-isopropylmalate dehydratase large subunit; the protein is MGMTITQKILAEHAGKEEVYPGELIMCKVDIALANDVTAPIAIKQVKSIGAKQVWDRERIALVPDHFVPAKDIKAAEQVKMMREFAKEFNIKHFWPEGRVGIEHALLPEQGVVVPGDVVIGADSHTCTYGALGAFSTGVGSTDMAYAWLTGEVWFKVPEQMKFIYYGKRQKWVSGKDLILYVIGMIGVDGALYKTMEHTGEAIRELPMDDRFTICNMAIEAGAKNGIIEPDEKTLEYVKGRAKRPYKLYKSDEDAEYSEVYEIDVSKIEPQVAFPYLPSNTKPVTEATHVTIDQVVIGSCTNGRISDLRIAAEILKGKKVNPNVRCIVIPATQEIYRQALKEGLIDIFLEAECVVSTPTCGPCLGGHMGILAKGERAVATTNRNFVGRMGHPESEVYLASPAVAAASAVLGRIAHPDEVVGS